The nucleotide window AGAAATGACTAACGTAATGACAACAGAAGCACGGAATCAATGGAGCTGGATGAACGAGCCCGAAACTTGGTCCTATACGGATCAGGGTGGTGTGCTGGTGGAAGCGAAGGCGGACACCGACTTTTTCCAGGACCCTGCGGGCAAGCACATTCGTGCAACCGCACCATTCCTGTCCATGCCTGTACCTGAGGACTTCGAAATCACAACCCAGTTAACCGTGGATATGAAAAATCAATATGATTCCGGATGTCTGATGGTGATGGCAGATGATCGTAACTGGTGCAAAATTTGTTTTGAGTATGATGGAAAAGCACCTACCATCGTGTCAGTGGTCACACGTGATGGTTCATCCGATGATTGCAATTCGGTGGAAGTCTCCGTACCTAATCCCTATCTGCGTATACGCAAAGTAGAGGGCTGCATATCATTCTTTTATTCACCCGATGGGGATGAGTGGAAACTAATTCGTTATTTCGGCATGCCGACACAAGGGGAACTTCGAGCTGGATTAGTTGTTCAGTCGCCGACTGGAACGGGCTGTAAATGTCACTTTTTATCCGTGAACGTTACTCAACCGGACTTGACCGCGCGCTTCTAATCCGCTCCCCCGGCCGATCATTGGAGGGAGAACAGTTCATGGTAAAAGCATTCATATTTGATTTTGATGGACTCATTGTGGATACAGAGACACCCTGGTACTATGCGTTTCGCGATATTTATGAAGAGCACGGAGTGGAACTTGGTCTGGAGCTTTGGTCGAAAAATGTGGGCACATCCTTTGAGGAGTTTCATCCATTTCTATATCTGGAGCAGGCGCTCCAAAAAAAGATAGATCATGATCATATCAAATTGCTCTCTGAACAGAAATACGAAGTCTATTTGGGACAAGCCGCTATTCTTCCAGGGGTGTATGAATTGCTTCAGTCTGCGAGGGAGAAGGGGATTCAGCTTGCGGTTGCTTCCAGCTCCACACGGGACTGGGTGCATGGTTACT belongs to Paenibacillus sp. FSL H8-0079 and includes:
- a CDS encoding HAD family hydrolase — encoded protein: MVKAFIFDFDGLIVDTETPWYYAFRDIYEEHGVELGLELWSKNVGTSFEEFHPFLYLEQALQKKIDHDHIKLLSEQKYEVYLGQAAILPGVYELLQSAREKGIQLAVASSSTRDWVHGYLQKLGIFDYFTVVHTSEDVKRVKPDPELYLLALQSLGIEASEAIVFEDSPNGLKATNAAGIRCIIVPNEVTRGLEFAMHELRLSSLAEIDMEAL
- a CDS encoding DUF1349 domain-containing protein, whose product is MTNVMTTEARNQWSWMNEPETWSYTDQGGVLVEAKADTDFFQDPAGKHIRATAPFLSMPVPEDFEITTQLTVDMKNQYDSGCLMVMADDRNWCKICFEYDGKAPTIVSVVTRDGSSDDCNSVEVSVPNPYLRIRKVEGCISFFYSPDGDEWKLIRYFGMPTQGELRAGLVVQSPTGTGCKCHFLSVNVTQPDLTARF